In Mangifera indica cultivar Alphonso chromosome 7, CATAS_Mindica_2.1, whole genome shotgun sequence, the genomic window TTAAGCATGAACTTAATTAAGGTGACTAGACATATTGTTGGAGAGTCATCGATAGGATAAACAATACCTTTAAAAAGAGTTTAAGGTAGAAGTTGTCAAGTTAATGTTTTAACTTGAATTAAGTCAAACATCGAAACAAGTTAAATTAGTTCGATTTGGATCTAGTCTTAGTTAGtgctttaataatttatcagaACAATCAAGAACCGAATCAACCCTTTGATTATGTCAATGccttgtttgagtttgaaaacaTTGGCCTTTGTTATGATCTCTTTGTCTTGATTAtgcaaagaaaatatgttatttgTTGGGTCACATTTGGATTCAAGCTGTTACTATTCAACAAGGGGGATTCCATCAacactttttaattattttttgggaaTAAATGTTTTATTCCTTGCCAAGCCTTCTACCCTGCCAATGAATTTAGTGATAAGATCAACTttcattatcataaatttttatttaattaaattttatattatgtttggGTGCATTGAAATTGCCCATAGTTaagatttttcattttgtaCAAGTCCTAGTTTTAACCCTTGGTTTACAATATACATTTTGtacatgaaaattaatttatatatgcataataaactctacttttttttttattttggtgtaAATGTTCCAGAGTTTACATAGTACATATAGAGGTTTTCATAGAGACTAATTGGATGAAAAGGTTCATTCAGATTTTGATTAATCGGTCAGACCAATAATatcaatatgatatatatatatatatatatatatatatatatatatatatatatatatatatatatatatatatatatatatatatatatatatatatatatatatatatatatatatatatatatttgcgcaactgtaaacataaatatttgcgctatcttgtttagtttatacgtaataaaaaatttcagtaattttttattaacaataataatataacaaataatataagtaatatcagtagtaattagattatcactttcaccttagaaattaaaaaattactaagacaatcttaattttgttataattatttctttacttattaattttttatgactaaaatatcttctctttcaattaatataaaaatattttaaaaataattatattaaaaaatatttaagtaaaataatattttaatattttttattacatttaactaaatacaagaattatttatatctatttatattattattaatttttatcaaatataataataataataatttatattcaataactttcaTATAacctatttttataataatttttatttttaatgattaggAATTACCAAGACAAAACTCACCcttaagttaaaaaaacaatgaaacttGGAAGCAAAACATGGAAAATTTACACTGAAGATTtaacatcttcttcttttttttcatttttccataAATCAGATCAGATTTGACATATGAATGAGGTGTCTTCTTTTCATTGTGGGTCTTAAAACTTTGCAACTTTACTGCCTTCTGGGACTTCATAGCATTGTGCATGTTTTGTCATTCTTCAactattaattgaatttgatctaCCACACTTATAatcaacttttttcttctttaaattttcaatttttttttttataaattaaaatagaccAAGCTAGTGTTTCTATTCTTCCACtgcatacatatataatttgcctaagttgattaaaaataataataatattcatgcTCTACCAATAAGTactaaaataagtataaatactaatatgtcattatacaagtaaataactttaatttaaaaataaaataacaatcaatcacGTCATGACACGTAAGTGTTTGTACATATTATTAGTGTATTTAGTAGTATTTAGGGGTGTAATCAAGACAAGTTGAACTAAATAATGCGTAGTTCGAATAATGTTACTCATTGGCAAcagagcttgagctcaagctcaaactcgccAAATTGGTAGTTCGTGGCTTGAGCTTAGGTAAGGATGATTCAAGCTCatgtaaaaatttatcttaaacccataacttatatatatttatttccctatttatcaattactttcattttaaaaaataatgatgaaattttaaaaatataaatataaaatataaaacttttaagggTTAATCGATATTTAACTTAAACTCATTGACCAATAACAAGTTCGAGCTTAACTTGAGAAAACAAACTCAACTATCCACCTCTATTATTACTAGAAATCTAGGAACTATACCATGAAAATTTCTGAAGTCCCTTATTTTGTgtttaatcaaatcatataaatatatattgctTACTATTGGAAGCATGTTAGGTACATACACTTGCACATGAAAATAGCAAATCACCTGAAACCCTTacaatacatacatacatatttattttattttatttatttattacaagatacattcttattttataaaattataaataatatcatgaaaatgaccccaaattttatttcttgtaCTTGGCCATTTCTGAGAATCTAAAATGAAATTGAGTTCCTCCTTCGCTAAGTTCTTGTTATTGCCCCCAGCTCTCAATTGGGGGGCTTCCCTCACTCCCCCTCTTCCTCCtccctctttcttcttcttcctcactATCCCTCTTTACTTTTCTTAAAAGATCTCAATTCTCTTGAGTCTTATTCTCAaattaaatgagttaaattcaaactgaaactccaacctaaaaatttaatttgagttcagGGTTTGTCAGTGTTGTTGAACAAGAGCTattgttcttttctttctttgttttcgcTATCTCATGGACATAAGCCTCTTCACAAATCCTAAAGAACCTCAATTCTCCTACACCTTCTTCTGTCCCAACAATAATGGTGATCACGTAGCCCTAGACATGCACAGCAAAAACAATCAACAACTTCCCCAACATAGCCATACTTCCACCAGCCGTTCATCAGCTGAGTCAGCAGGCGGTGTTGCCGCAGAACACACCGCTGACCCCTATGGAGACGCCGCCGGCGACAAATGGGCGTCAAACCTTCTAAAGGAATGCGCTAGAGCCATCTCCGACAAGGACTCTAGCAAAATTCATCACCTTCTATGGATGTTAAACGAGCTAGCTTCACCCTATGGAGATTGCAATCAGAAATTAGCTTCTTATTTTCTCCAAGCCCTTTTCTGCAAAGCCACTGAATCCGGCCAACGTTGCTACAAAACCCTAACGGCCGTCACTGAAAAGAACCACTCATTCGACTCAGCTCGTAAATTGATCCTCCAGTTTCAAGAGGTAAGCCCATGGACAACATTCGGTCATGTCGCCTCAAACGGCGCAATTTTAGAAGCTTTAGAAGGAGAAACAAAGCTTCACATAATTGATATCAGTAACACGCTTTGCACCCAATGGCCGACGTTGCTTGAAGCTTTAGCCACCAGAAACGACGAGACCCCCCACCTGAAACTCACCGTCGTGGTGACTGAAACCCTCGTCCGATCAGTGATGAAAGAAATCGGACAAAGAATGGCGAAATTCGCTCGCTTAATGGGCGTCCCGTTTGAGTTCAATGCGATAAGTGGGCTAAATCATATAGCAGAGTTAACAAAAGAAACACTGGGCGTCAAAGACGATGAAGCCGTTGCTGTAAATTGCATTGGGGCGATGAGGAGAGTCGCCATAGACGAAAGAGAGCTCGTAATCCAAATGTTCCATTCACTCGGACCTAAAATCGTGAcaattgttgaagaagaagctgATTTCACAAGCTCAAAATACGACTTCGTTTGGTGTTTTGAAGAATGCCTTAGATTTTACACATTGTACTTTGAGATGCTTCAAGAGAGCTTCCCCATGACGAGCAATGAAAGATTAACGCTAGAGAGGGAATGTTCGAGGAACATAGTTAGGGTTTTGGCGTgcgaagaagatgaaaattatgaagaagaatgtgaaagaagagaaagaggaagACAATGGAGTGAAAAATTCATGGCTAATAATTTTTCCCCATCTGGGTTCAGTGACGATGTTGTGGATGATGTTAAGGCTTTGTTGAAGAGATACAAAGCAGGATGGGCATTGGTAACGTTACCACAACAGCAAGGTGCAGATAATAATAGTACTAATAATGATAATCACCATGAAAATGCGGGGATTTATTTGACATGGAAGGAGGAACCAGTGGTGTGGGCATCAGCATGGAAACCCTAAGTAAAATTTCgtgaattatttcttttttatggatgataaagaagaagaatattttcTGGAGATCTTTTCATGCATATTTGTggtagttttaataattatttaagtattGGATcagtgaatattttttatttttcattttattttatatatgtgtgtgtgtgtgtgtgtgtgtgttcaaTTTCTCATATTTGGATTGCTTCTTCTCATCCCTATGTGGGGAATTATTGTAACAAattatttcttaatatatattatatatataatgaattcaAGATGAAATTTGTGTATTCTATtaattaatgtataattatgttaaatgcatgtgttttattttgttaatttgatgaACATGCGTTggttaattttgattgatttttcctcaaattatatcatagtttGAAGGGTACTAATAGATTTCAgtcatataataacaaatcaatCGTTAATACCTGTTagcaattatttaaaaattgaattagatCGGCTAATTGGATCATTTCAAACAAAATCTAGTACCAATCCAATCCAGTTTGATTGTTTTAAACCACAATCTaaccaaattaatttcattGATTCATAGTTCAAGGTCAAACTAATgacaatatgtttttttttttttttttttgcaaatgtTAATCCGAGGGCATTTTGTAAATCAGGGTACAACACCATCAAACTACAAATTTCATTTGTGATACTATCACTCTAACTAGTCAAATCAAACCCTTGACCGATTTAAGGTCATATGCGATTATTAATCCAATTTCCCatattcaaaatgatttttctcGCCATGTAAGATTGGTTCAACCAGACTCAATGGCTAGTCTGATCATGATAAATGTTTCCTTCAGCCATTAGACTGCTTTGAAGAATGGTGCGATTGGATTAACTACGTCGATTTGCTATTCTTGCCAAGTCTTAATGTTTTGCAAAATATGATGCAGCACCATCATACCACAAGTTTAATATGGGTAATTAGGGTttgtgagtgtgtgtgtgtgtatatataaaaaaaaaaaaacacacacacacaatagGATTTCAGTGAAAGccttaaaattatgaaatgggGGTAATTAGGGTTTGTATTATTAATGTACAATATCACATTTCGGAAGCACAGAATTACCATTTTTAACTCTACATATCTAGCTTATCTtcaataactattttttaatataactgaGCAAGCATACAATTATTAATTCGTCAAATCTCTATGATTTGACTAAAAAATTAGCTCAAAACTAacttaata contains:
- the LOC123221713 gene encoding protein SHORT-ROOT-like, which gives rise to MDISLFTNPKEPQFSYTFFCPNNNGDHVALDMHSKNNQQLPQHSHTSTSRSSAESAGGVAAEHTADPYGDAAGDKWASNLLKECARAISDKDSSKIHHLLWMLNELASPYGDCNQKLASYFLQALFCKATESGQRCYKTLTAVTEKNHSFDSARKLILQFQEVSPWTTFGHVASNGAILEALEGETKLHIIDISNTLCTQWPTLLEALATRNDETPHLKLTVVVTETLVRSVMKEIGQRMAKFARLMGVPFEFNAISGLNHIAELTKETLGVKDDEAVAVNCIGAMRRVAIDERELVIQMFHSLGPKIVTIVEEEADFTSSKYDFVWCFEECLRFYTLYFEMLQESFPMTSNERLTLERECSRNIVRVLACEEDENYEEECERRERGRQWSEKFMANNFSPSGFSDDVVDDVKALLKRYKAGWALVTLPQQQGADNNSTNNDNHHENAGIYLTWKEEPVVWASAWKP